One Bosea sp. 685 DNA segment encodes these proteins:
- a CDS encoding ABC transporter permease subunit (The N-terminal region of this protein, as described by TIGR01726, is a three transmembrane segment that identifies a subfamily of ABC transporter permease subunits, which specificities that include histidine, arginine, glutamine, glutamate, L-cystine (sic), the opines (in Agrobacterium) octopine and nopaline, etc.): protein MHAFDVDAVRLALPFLWSGMITSLTLLAIAMTGGILLGTVIAMLRLSAPRPIAAIAAGYVNGLRSVPLIMVIFWFYLLVPLIIGRPVGAFVSAIVAFTLFEAAYYSEIIRAGIQGVSRGQMAAAQAAGMSRLQAYRFIVLQQAFRRMTPILLTQSIALFQDTSLVYVIGLHDFMTAASITANREGRLIELYLFAAAIYLALCLAASQSVQALKRRIATS, encoded by the coding sequence ATGCACGCCTTCGACGTCGATGCGGTCCGGCTCGCCCTGCCCTTCCTATGGAGCGGCATGATCACGAGCCTGACCCTGCTCGCCATCGCCATGACGGGCGGCATCCTGCTCGGCACCGTGATCGCCATGCTGCGCCTCTCCGCGCCCAGGCCTATCGCTGCCATCGCGGCAGGCTATGTCAACGGGCTGCGCTCCGTGCCGTTGATCATGGTGATCTTCTGGTTCTATCTGCTCGTACCGCTGATCATCGGCCGGCCGGTCGGCGCCTTCGTTTCGGCGATCGTAGCCTTCACGCTTTTCGAGGCTGCCTATTATTCCGAGATCATCCGGGCCGGAATCCAGGGCGTGTCGCGAGGCCAGATGGCGGCAGCGCAGGCAGCGGGCATGTCCCGGCTCCAGGCCTACCGGTTCATCGTCCTGCAACAGGCATTCCGCCGCATGACGCCGATCCTGCTGACCCAGAGCATCGCGCTCTTCCAGGACACCTCGCTGGTCTATGTCATCGGCCTTCACGACTTCATGACGGCCGCGTCGATCACCGCCAACCGGGAGGGACGCCTGATCGAGCTCTACCTTTTCGCAGCCGCCATCTACCTGGCGCTGTGCCTGGCTGCCTCACAGTCGGTCCAGGCGCTGAAACGCCGGATAGCGACGTCATGA
- a CDS encoding amino acid ABC transporter ATP-binding protein, translating into MIAIDDVSKAYGSLQVLRNCTTSVARGEVVVVCGPSGSGKSTLIKCVNGLEPFQSGSISVEGLSVGDRKTDLTRLRSRIGMVFQHFELYPHLTVRDNITLAPRHVLRRSRDEAIGKAEALLARVGLADKADRFPGQLSGGQQQRVAIARALAMDPIAMLFDEPTSALDPEMINEVLDVMTELAADGMTMMVVTHEMGFARRVAHRVLFMDGGQILEEASTTAFFEAPRSERARSFLSKILQH; encoded by the coding sequence ATCATCGCCATCGACGATGTCTCGAAGGCCTACGGCTCCCTGCAGGTGCTGAGGAACTGCACGACCTCGGTCGCCCGCGGCGAGGTCGTGGTCGTCTGCGGCCCGTCGGGCTCTGGAAAATCGACGCTGATCAAATGCGTCAACGGCCTCGAGCCGTTCCAATCGGGTTCGATCAGCGTCGAGGGCCTGTCGGTCGGGGATCGGAAGACCGATCTGACACGCCTGAGATCGCGGATCGGAATGGTGTTTCAGCATTTCGAGCTCTATCCCCACCTCACCGTTCGCGACAACATCACGCTGGCGCCACGCCATGTCCTGCGGCGCTCCCGCGACGAGGCAATCGGCAAGGCCGAGGCACTGCTGGCCCGCGTGGGATTGGCCGACAAGGCCGATCGCTTCCCGGGGCAGCTCTCGGGAGGGCAGCAGCAGCGCGTCGCGATCGCGCGCGCGCTCGCCATGGACCCGATCGCGATGCTCTTCGACGAGCCGACCTCGGCGCTCGATCCGGAGATGATCAACGAGGTTCTCGACGTCATGACGGAGCTCGCGGCGGACGGCATGACGATGATGGTCGTGACGCACGAGATGGGCTTCGCCCGCCGGGTCGCTCACCGGGTCCTGTTCATGGATGGCGGCCAGATCCTGGAGGAAGCGTCGACCACGGCCTTCTTCGAAGCGCCACGAAGCGAACGCGCCCGGAGCTTCCTGTCGAAGATCCTGCAGCATTGA
- a CDS encoding LysR family transcriptional regulator — MLDIRWLEDLIVVAETRNLTKASEIRNVTQSGLSRRIQSLEHWVGAPLIDRRKSPLDLTEAGYKLLEVANDTLGRLKGARRAIREDQDERLRSIRFAAPHILSMTFFPRWIPAIQSSLGATRLSVMSDNLPGCASAFEDGSVDFVVCLADAGDAIFKAAGRPLSIEGCASLTIGRETLIPLSAPDGNGGPLHRLDIGPRLSTSYLGYSRECSLGWAVEQLIATRRDLPQLNALYENSLADGLRSMALSGLGVAWLPLTTTHNDILRRRLVRAGDSALDLTLDIRIYRPPQKLPRRAEELWTKLCTDGPGLIQSEPSLQMEELAALR; from the coding sequence ATGCTGGACATCCGCTGGCTGGAAGACCTCATCGTCGTCGCGGAGACGCGCAATCTCACGAAGGCGTCCGAGATCCGCAACGTCACGCAATCGGGCCTGAGCCGCCGGATCCAGTCGCTCGAGCACTGGGTTGGCGCGCCGCTCATTGATCGCCGCAAATCGCCGCTGGATTTGACCGAAGCCGGCTACAAGCTGCTGGAGGTCGCCAACGACACGCTGGGCCGCCTCAAGGGTGCGCGCCGGGCGATCCGCGAGGATCAGGACGAACGCCTGCGCAGCATCCGCTTCGCTGCTCCGCACATCCTCTCGATGACGTTCTTTCCACGCTGGATTCCCGCGATCCAGAGCAGCCTCGGCGCGACGCGGCTTTCAGTCATGTCCGACAACCTGCCCGGATGCGCCAGCGCCTTCGAGGATGGCTCGGTCGATTTCGTCGTCTGCCTCGCCGATGCGGGGGATGCGATCTTCAAGGCGGCTGGGCGGCCGCTCTCCATCGAGGGCTGCGCCTCCCTGACCATCGGCCGCGAGACGCTGATCCCGCTATCGGCTCCAGACGGCAACGGCGGCCCGCTGCACCGGCTCGACATCGGCCCGCGGCTGTCGACCTCCTATCTCGGCTACAGCCGCGAATGCTCGCTGGGTTGGGCAGTCGAGCAATTGATCGCCACGCGCCGCGACCTGCCGCAGCTCAATGCGCTCTATGAGAACTCGCTCGCCGACGGGCTTCGCTCGATGGCGCTGTCGGGGCTCGGCGTCGCCTGGCTGCCGCTGACGACGACGCATAACGACATCCTGCGCCGCCGGCTGGTGCGCGCCGGCGATAGTGCGCTCGACCTGACGCTCGACATTCGCATCTACCGGCCGCCGCAGAAACTGCCCCGGCGCGCGGAGGAACTCTGGACGAAGCTCTGCACTGACGGGCCTGGCCTGATCCAGAGCGAGCCGTCGCTGCAGATGGAGGAACTCGCGGCGCTGCGTTGA
- a CDS encoding flavin reductase family protein, which yields MNQQVSGFRPADIEAVAFKSVMRNVAGAVSIVTATHGGARAGLTATSLTALSAEPPAVIVCVNRTASAWPTIERAGHFAINVLAARHQSIADRFAGRGGFKGDERFGEGDWTRLVTGAPVLEGALAILDCETEEAIERHSHTILIGRVKAIREAETEGALLYWRGIYGKLDETLQYGAGI from the coding sequence ATGAATCAGCAGGTCAGCGGCTTCAGGCCGGCCGATATCGAAGCCGTGGCGTTCAAATCCGTGATGCGCAACGTCGCAGGCGCCGTCAGCATCGTGACAGCCACGCATGGCGGCGCCCGCGCGGGGTTGACCGCAACCTCCCTGACGGCCCTGTCGGCCGAGCCGCCAGCCGTGATCGTCTGCGTCAACAGAACGGCATCGGCCTGGCCGACAATCGAGCGCGCCGGCCATTTCGCCATCAACGTGCTGGCCGCCCGGCATCAGTCGATCGCCGACCGTTTCGCCGGCCGGGGCGGGTTCAAGGGCGATGAGCGCTTTGGCGAGGGCGACTGGACCCGCCTGGTCACGGGCGCTCCCGTGCTGGAAGGGGCGCTCGCCATCCTCGACTGCGAGACCGAGGAGGCGATCGAGCGGCACTCGCATACAATCCTGATCGGCCGCGTCAAGGCGATCCGCGAAGCCGAGACCGAGGGCGCCCTGCTCTATTGGCGCGGGATCTACGGCAAGCTCGACGAGACCCTGCAATACGGCGCCGGCATCTGA
- a CDS encoding aminotransferase class V-fold PLP-dependent enzyme: MLHLNAAGAGLPPAIVTETIVNHLRREAEMGPHWAASEARERLNAVRSSASALLGCRARNIAFGPSAGRLWAMALLSRPVTAGARILVARSEWASNILNLLKLRRDCGVVIEIMPMDEAGLIDVARTAALIDDRTIAVCLPVVSSGYGLRQPVAAIAALPRPAGCLLFVDAAQAVGQLSIGLDGTEIDVLVTPGRKWLRGPRGEAMMALSERALRQLGDPPLLDQTGSPWTDAWTYRSLDDARRFETYEFSAASRLGLGAAIDHALAQGIADIREGIGARLAHLHEGLSTLPGIQLFEPLDAEPLFLTFVADSLPPGELNQRLAQAGIAAAIVDRAYARLDFEARGLAAVNRVAPHMYSREAGLDQFLKTMETICSRPAR; this comes from the coding sequence ATGCTTCATCTGAACGCAGCCGGGGCCGGCCTGCCTCCAGCGATCGTCACCGAGACGATCGTGAACCATCTCCGCCGCGAGGCGGAGATGGGGCCGCATTGGGCTGCTTCGGAAGCACGCGAGCGGCTCAACGCTGTCCGCAGCAGCGCATCGGCATTGCTGGGATGCCGCGCGCGGAACATCGCCTTTGGCCCCAGCGCCGGGCGCCTTTGGGCGATGGCCTTGCTGAGCCGGCCCGTGACCGCCGGGGCCCGGATACTGGTCGCCCGCTCGGAATGGGCGAGCAACATCCTCAACCTGCTCAAGCTCCGGCGCGACTGCGGCGTGGTCATCGAGATCATGCCCATGGACGAGGCCGGCCTGATCGATGTCGCACGAACCGCGGCGCTGATCGATGATCGGACGATCGCGGTCTGCCTGCCCGTGGTCAGCAGCGGCTACGGCCTGCGCCAGCCGGTTGCGGCCATCGCCGCGTTGCCGCGTCCTGCCGGCTGCCTGCTGTTCGTCGATGCGGCCCAGGCGGTCGGGCAGCTCTCGATCGGCCTCGATGGGACGGAGATCGATGTGCTGGTGACGCCGGGCCGAAAATGGCTGCGCGGCCCGCGCGGCGAGGCGATGATGGCGCTGTCCGAGCGCGCCCTGAGGCAACTCGGCGACCCACCACTCCTCGACCAGACCGGGTCGCCCTGGACCGATGCATGGACCTATAGAAGCCTCGACGATGCCCGCCGCTTTGAAACCTATGAGTTCTCCGCCGCGAGCCGCCTCGGTCTGGGCGCCGCCATCGATCACGCGCTGGCGCAAGGCATTGCGGACATCCGCGAGGGCATCGGGGCGCGCCTGGCGCATCTGCATGAAGGCCTGTCGACGCTGCCAGGCATCCAGCTCTTCGAGCCATTGGACGCAGAGCCCCTGTTCCTCACCTTCGTCGCCGACAGCCTGCCGCCAGGCGAGTTGAACCAAAGGCTCGCCCAGGCCGGGATAGCAGCGGCGATCGTCGACCGCGCTTATGCGAGGCTCGATTTCGAGGCGCGCGGGCTGGCGGCCGTCAACAGAGTAGCGCCCCATATGTATTCGCGCGAAGCGGGTCTCGATCAATTCCTGAAAACGATGGAGACCATCTGCTCTCGACCCGCCAGATAG
- a CDS encoding Gfo/Idh/MocA family oxidoreductase produces MAEPRIRLGMVGGGEGAFIGAVHRIAARLDDRYELVAGALSASPDKARRSAEAIGLPPGRSYPDYRSMAQAEAARPDGIEVVAIVTPNHLHAPVAEAFLDAGLHVICDKPLTATLAEARLLRDKARASGLIFAVTYNYSGYPLVRHARAMVQAGELGAIRVVQMEYPQDWLAEPLEASGQKQAEWRTDPARSGAGGCVGDIGTHAYQLAHFVTGMAPEQILAELTSFVPGRRLDDNAQILLRYGNGGRGALWASQVAPGCDNGLRLRVFGEKGGLDWSQEEPNQLVWSPLGEAPRLIRRGTAAVNAAGQRVSRIPSGHPEGYLEAFATIYAEVAEAILARRKGAPLDPMVSFPTIEDGFAGVAMVDAALRSHAAGGLWVTAEP; encoded by the coding sequence ATGGCCGAGCCACGCATTCGACTGGGGATGGTAGGGGGCGGCGAAGGCGCGTTCATCGGCGCCGTCCACCGCATCGCCGCCCGCCTCGACGATCGCTACGAATTGGTCGCAGGCGCGCTCTCCGCCTCGCCCGACAAGGCGCGGCGTTCGGCTGAGGCGATCGGGCTTCCGCCCGGGCGCTCCTATCCCGACTATCGCAGCATGGCCCAGGCCGAGGCCGCGCGCCCCGACGGCATCGAGGTGGTCGCGATCGTCACGCCCAACCATCTGCACGCGCCGGTGGCCGAGGCGTTCCTGGATGCGGGCCTGCATGTGATCTGCGACAAGCCGCTGACGGCGACTTTGGCGGAGGCGCGCCTCCTGCGCGACAAGGCGCGGGCGAGCGGTTTGATCTTCGCCGTCACCTATAATTATTCGGGCTATCCGCTGGTCCGGCATGCCCGTGCCATGGTGCAGGCAGGCGAGCTCGGTGCGATCCGGGTCGTGCAGATGGAATATCCGCAGGACTGGCTCGCCGAGCCGCTCGAGGCCAGCGGCCAGAAGCAGGCGGAATGGCGCACCGACCCGGCGCGTTCGGGCGCGGGCGGTTGTGTCGGCGATATCGGCACCCATGCCTACCAGCTTGCGCATTTCGTCACCGGCATGGCTCCCGAGCAGATCCTGGCCGAGTTGACCAGCTTCGTGCCGGGACGCCGGCTCGACGACAACGCCCAGATCCTGCTGCGCTACGGCAATGGCGGGCGCGGCGCGCTCTGGGCGAGCCAGGTCGCGCCGGGCTGCGACAACGGCCTGCGGCTGCGGGTTTTCGGTGAGAAAGGTGGCCTCGACTGGTCTCAGGAGGAACCCAATCAGCTTGTCTGGTCGCCGCTCGGGGAGGCGCCGCGCCTCATCCGCCGCGGCACGGCGGCGGTGAACGCTGCCGGGCAGCGGGTCAGCCGCATTCCCTCGGGCCATCCGGAAGGCTATCTGGAGGCCTTCGCGACGATCTATGCGGAGGTGGCCGAGGCGATCCTGGCCCGGCGCAAAGGTGCGCCGCTCGATCCGATGGTCAGCTTCCCGACGATCGAGGACGGCTTTGCCGGGGTCGCCATGGTCGATGCCGCGCTGCGCTCCCACGCTGCGGGCGGGCTCTGGGTGACGGCGGAGCCGTGA
- a CDS encoding amino acid ABC transporter substrate-binding protein gives MSKFVQGLAVAGLLGALVLAAPPCLAQGAGSGAGTSPILQRIAERNALTIGHREASVPYSYIDREQKVEGYSVDLCLKVVEAVKERLGKPGLQINYVPINTTNRIPLVANGTIDLECGTTTNTLARHEQVAFSPIFYITGTQLLVKTNSGFKEVEDLAGKRVAVLQGSSNEQSLRALNDGKKLNISLVYAKDLGEGALLVETDRVDAFAADGGQIKVYAATRAQRKGSLSVVGRLLTYDPYSVMIQRGDPEFAQLVSRVFAETFRAGEAEQLYAKWFGPLGIEIDPILKAAFEIQALPR, from the coding sequence ATGTCGAAATTCGTGCAAGGGCTGGCGGTCGCCGGCCTTCTTGGCGCCCTGGTCCTGGCCGCGCCTCCCTGCCTGGCGCAGGGCGCGGGCAGCGGCGCCGGGACCAGCCCCATCCTCCAGCGCATCGCCGAGCGCAATGCCCTGACGATCGGCCATCGCGAGGCGTCCGTGCCTTACTCCTACATCGACCGGGAGCAGAAGGTCGAAGGCTACTCGGTCGACCTCTGCCTGAAGGTCGTCGAGGCGGTGAAGGAACGTCTCGGCAAGCCCGGCCTGCAGATCAACTACGTGCCGATCAATACGACCAACCGCATTCCGCTGGTCGCCAACGGCACCATCGACCTGGAATGCGGCACCACCACCAACACGCTCGCCCGCCATGAGCAGGTGGCGTTCTCGCCGATCTTCTACATCACCGGCACGCAATTGCTGGTGAAGACCAATAGCGGCTTCAAGGAGGTCGAGGACCTGGCGGGAAAGCGCGTCGCCGTGCTCCAGGGTTCCAGCAACGAGCAATCGCTGCGCGCACTCAACGACGGCAAGAAGCTCAACATCTCCCTGGTCTATGCCAAGGATCTCGGCGAGGGCGCGCTTCTGGTCGAGACCGATCGCGTCGACGCCTTCGCTGCCGATGGCGGCCAGATCAAGGTCTACGCCGCGACGCGCGCGCAGCGCAAAGGCTCGCTTTCCGTGGTCGGGCGTCTGCTGACCTATGATCCCTACAGCGTGATGATCCAGCGCGGCGACCCGGAATTCGCACAGCTGGTCTCGCGCGTCTTCGCCGAGACCTTCCGCGCCGGCGAGGCGGAACAGCTTTACGCCAAATGGTTCGGGCCGCTCGGCATCGAGATCGATCCGATCCTTAAGGCCGCCTTTGAGATCCAGGCCCTGCCGCGCTGA
- a CDS encoding NADPH-dependent oxidoreductase, with the protein MPISLVIFASLFPELQTLTHQTSSHHAAAPLPKTAALSEVTAQDGPDALIAARYRTDDPASPRDWNDVLATLLAHRSIRAYKPDPLPEGTIETLVAAAQSAASSSNLQSWSVVAVTDPARKARLAEVTGGQKHILQAPVLLVWLADLNRLNALGEERQQQVEALDYLETLFVGIIDAALAAQNAVIAAESLGLGTVYIGALRNDPERVAAELNLPPKVLPVFGLCLGYPDPQVVSGIKPRLAPSLVLHQETYGAGYESAAVAAYDAAIQGLQVEQGIPQMPWSRQALNRVAGPQSLSGRDRIRDALAGLGFVLR; encoded by the coding sequence ATGCCGATCTCGCTTGTGATCTTCGCCTCCCTCTTTCCGGAGCTCCAGACCTTGACCCACCAGACCTCGAGCCACCATGCCGCCGCCCCGCTGCCGAAAACCGCCGCGCTCTCCGAAGTCACTGCGCAGGATGGTCCGGACGCCCTGATTGCGGCGCGCTACCGGACAGACGATCCAGCCTCGCCGCGCGACTGGAATGATGTGCTGGCGACGCTGCTCGCCCATCGCTCCATCCGCGCCTACAAACCTGATCCCTTGCCGGAGGGCACGATCGAGACGCTGGTCGCGGCGGCCCAGTCGGCGGCAAGCTCGTCCAACCTGCAGAGCTGGAGCGTCGTCGCGGTCACCGACCCGGCCCGCAAGGCGCGCCTTGCCGAAGTCACCGGCGGCCAGAAGCATATCCTGCAAGCTCCTGTGCTGCTGGTCTGGCTCGCCGACCTCAACCGGCTGAATGCGCTCGGCGAGGAGCGGCAGCAGCAGGTCGAGGCGCTCGACTATCTCGAAACGCTCTTCGTCGGCATCATCGACGCGGCACTCGCCGCCCAGAATGCCGTCATCGCCGCCGAAAGCCTGGGCCTTGGCACGGTCTATATCGGCGCCCTGCGCAACGACCCGGAACGGGTCGCGGCCGAGCTGAACCTGCCGCCGAAGGTGCTGCCGGTCTTCGGGCTCTGCCTGGGCTATCCCGATCCGCAGGTCGTCTCCGGCATCAAGCCCAGGCTCGCGCCTTCGCTCGTCCTGCACCAGGAAACCTATGGCGCGGGCTATGAATCGGCGGCGGTCGCTGCCTATGACGCCGCCATCCAGGGCCTTCAGGTCGAACAGGGCATTCCCCAGATGCCATGGTCCCGGCAGGCGCTCAACCGCGTCGCAGGGCCGCAATCGCTGAGCGGGCGCGACCGGATCCGGGACGCCCTCGCCGGGCTCGGCTTCGTCCTGCGCTGA
- a CDS encoding DUF3313 domain-containing protein, giving the protein MPMNSQANRLALLMFCASLAGCAGVQPVPYSEVASSAHLAPNPSDSSGRVPYRYSSGADWRGYSKVIVEPVVVYRGRDQQFGDMSEADKASLASYMQRRFTERLSGRFALTNQSAPNTLRVRVTLTGAVTTTPVLGTFSRLDVAGAVYNGVQTVRDGEGSLTGSVIYAVEIFDAPSSRLLSAFVSKQYPSAYDIKASVGALTAAEVGIDKGADALMTQLR; this is encoded by the coding sequence ATGCCCATGAATTCGCAGGCGAACCGCCTGGCGTTGCTGATGTTCTGCGCCTCGCTGGCGGGATGCGCCGGCGTGCAGCCGGTGCCCTATTCCGAGGTCGCCTCGTCGGCCCATCTGGCGCCGAACCCGTCCGACAGCTCCGGACGCGTGCCCTATCGCTATTCCTCCGGAGCGGATTGGCGCGGCTACAGCAAGGTCATCGTCGAGCCGGTCGTGGTCTATCGGGGACGCGACCAGCAGTTCGGCGACATGTCGGAGGCCGACAAGGCGTCGCTGGCGAGCTACATGCAGCGGCGCTTCACGGAGAGGCTGAGCGGCCGCTTCGCGCTGACGAACCAGAGCGCACCCAACACGCTGCGGGTGAGGGTGACATTGACGGGCGCGGTGACCACCACCCCGGTCCTCGGCACCTTCTCGCGCCTCGACGTTGCAGGCGCCGTCTATAACGGCGTGCAGACTGTCCGCGACGGCGAGGGTTCGCTGACCGGCTCGGTCATCTACGCGGTTGAGATCTTCGACGCTCCGAGTTCGCGCCTGCTCAGCGCCTTCGTCTCCAAGCAGTATCCGAGCGCCTACGACATCAAGGCCAGCGTCGGAGCGCTGACCGCCGCCGAAGTCGGGATCGACAAGGGTGCGGATGCGCTGATGACGCAATTGCGGTGA
- a CDS encoding TetR/AcrR family transcriptional regulator encodes MDVAKADPDKSAPKRSGRPTKEQAGRITEHIVEVATELFLEANFEATSVDLIVAKARISKQTFYARFASKEALFAAVVRKGMNDLPKLAAGEVDRNGPIDATLIRIGLDLSRRAFGPAALALYRLIASEAHQFPELALAYRESGVRSRGLIAGIFSNAIHNGQIKPADADFLAEQFLYVVIEGPARVLAFEGEAATSEKALRERVTAAVNLFLNGCRDHPAQPSSAR; translated from the coding sequence ATGGATGTCGCCAAGGCCGATCCGGACAAGAGCGCGCCAAAACGCAGCGGGCGGCCGACAAAGGAGCAGGCCGGGCGCATCACCGAGCACATCGTCGAGGTCGCGACAGAGCTCTTCCTGGAAGCCAATTTCGAGGCGACCAGCGTCGACCTGATCGTGGCGAAGGCTCGGATCTCGAAACAGACCTTCTATGCCCGCTTCGCCTCCAAGGAGGCGCTGTTCGCCGCCGTCGTCCGCAAAGGGATGAACGACCTCCCCAAGCTCGCCGCCGGCGAGGTGGACCGCAACGGCCCGATCGACGCGACCCTCATCCGGATCGGCCTCGATTTGTCCAGGCGTGCCTTCGGGCCTGCGGCGCTCGCACTCTACCGGCTTATCGCCTCCGAGGCGCATCAATTCCCGGAGCTTGCCCTCGCCTATCGCGAAAGCGGCGTCCGCTCGCGCGGGCTGATCGCCGGAATATTCTCCAACGCCATACACAACGGCCAGATCAAGCCGGCAGACGCCGACTTCCTGGCCGAGCAGTTTCTATACGTCGTGATCGAGGGGCCGGCCCGGGTTCTGGCTTTCGAGGGCGAGGCCGCGACATCGGAAAAAGCGCTGCGCGAGCGTGTCACCGCTGCGGTCAACCTGTTCCTGAACGGCTGTCGCGACCATCCCGCGCAACCCTCATCGGCCCGCTAA
- a CDS encoding Rrf2 family transcriptional regulator: MLTNKGKYGIKAIIHLAKLEAGETAQVAHIAQTNNISKKFLDAILLDLRNAGMLRSKKGPGGGYALAKPARAIKVGAVIRALEGPIAPIACASRSAFRACEDCGDIETCAVRSVMSEVRDAMASVVDNTTIADLVARSRGHQAAPAGQLAL; encoded by the coding sequence ATGCTCACCAACAAAGGCAAATACGGCATCAAGGCGATCATTCACCTGGCCAAGCTGGAAGCAGGCGAAACCGCTCAGGTCGCTCACATCGCGCAGACGAACAACATCTCGAAGAAGTTCCTCGACGCAATCCTGCTCGATCTGCGCAACGCCGGCATGTTGCGCAGCAAGAAGGGACCTGGCGGCGGCTACGCACTGGCGAAACCCGCGCGAGCGATCAAGGTGGGCGCCGTCATTCGCGCCCTGGAAGGCCCCATCGCACCCATCGCCTGCGCGAGCCGCTCGGCCTTCCGCGCCTGCGAGGATTGCGGCGACATCGAAACCTGCGCGGTCCGCTCGGTGATGAGCGAGGTTCGCGACGCCATGGCCTCGGTCGTCGACAACACCACCATCGCCGACCTCGTGGCGCGGTCTCGCGGGCATCAGGCCGCACCAGCGGGACAGCTCGCGCTCTAG
- a CDS encoding amino acid ABC transporter permease, whose amino-acid sequence MTYRWNWSVLVTEPYLGWLLSGLTWTLLVAGVAWIVALLIGTGIGILRTLPSRTARAFGAVYVEIFRNIPLLLQLFLWYFVIPELLPAEIGRWIKRDLPMPEFWTAALGLGLFTAARVAEQVRAGIEAVGRGQAMAAAASGLSTAQAYRHVLLPIAARNIVPPLTSEFLNIVKNSSLALTIGVLELTGQSRQIESNTFQGIEAFTAATLIYVLLTMLVIAAMRSVERATAIPGTLARA is encoded by the coding sequence ATGACCTATCGCTGGAACTGGAGCGTGCTCGTCACGGAGCCTTATCTGGGCTGGCTGCTGTCAGGCTTGACATGGACGCTTCTGGTCGCAGGGGTCGCCTGGATCGTCGCGCTCCTGATCGGAACCGGGATCGGTATCCTGCGCACGCTTCCATCACGAACCGCGCGCGCCTTCGGCGCGGTCTATGTCGAGATCTTCCGCAACATCCCGCTGCTGTTGCAGCTCTTCCTCTGGTATTTCGTGATACCGGAGCTGCTGCCGGCGGAGATTGGTCGCTGGATCAAGCGCGACCTGCCGATGCCGGAATTCTGGACGGCAGCACTTGGGCTCGGTCTTTTCACCGCGGCCCGCGTCGCCGAGCAGGTGCGCGCCGGCATTGAGGCGGTCGGGCGCGGCCAGGCCATGGCGGCAGCCGCGAGCGGCCTCTCCACCGCCCAGGCCTATCGCCATGTGCTGCTGCCGATCGCGGCCCGCAACATAGTGCCGCCGCTGACCTCCGAATTCCTCAACATCGTCAAGAACTCGTCGCTGGCTCTCACCATCGGCGTCCTCGAACTCACCGGCCAGAGCCGCCAGATCGAAAGCAACACCTTTCAGGGCATCGAGGCCTTCACCGCGGCGACGCTGATCTACGTGCTGCTGACGATGCTGGTGATCGCCGCGATGCGGAGCGTGGAGCGGGCGACCGCCATCCCCGGCACCTTGGCGAGGGCTTGA